The Canis aureus isolate CA01 chromosome X, VMU_Caureus_v.1.0, whole genome shotgun sequence region tttctgtatttctacAAATTAACCTCTTAAATCTACAGTATGTTTTCAATTTTCACAAAGCCGGACTTTATTTCATTGAAAGGATGTCCTTGGATTAGAGATAAAGATCGCTATAATAACAAAACAGCTGGATATGTTTGAACACCTTCTATGGCCCCAGACATTTACACAGATGTTCTCCTTTAATCCTCAACATCCCCCACGAGGTAAGCACCATTTATagttaaagaaactgaggcttgacgTGGCCAAATCATTTGCCCAAGGTCCTACAGTTACAGAGTGGTAGAGCTAGGACTGACGGTGAAGGCACCAGAGCCCTGCACTCATAACCAATATACTTTTTGTCCGAGGgccattttgatttttaacagctttattgacatataatttacataccataaaattcacccaaaTAAAGTGTACAGATCAATGGCTTTTTTAAGTTATCGAGTTACGCAAGTATCACCATaatctcattgtattttatttttttaagatttcatttatttattcatgagagacacacagagagaggcagagggagaaacaggctccctgaggagagcctgatgtgggactccatcccgagaccTCGGATCACAaacccagccaaaggcagacactcaactgctgagccacccaggtgcccctccctcaaTAAATTTCTTGACTGTCTAGTTCTATCTTGGCATCTGCTTTTCAGAGGATCTCAAATAACGAAAGTCAAAAattataaattggatttcatATAAACTATGAAGAATTTTACACTTCAAGAGATAGCTTTCAGAAAATTGAAGGCCAATGTACAGGCctagagaaaaatattcaaaatacatgtatctaatacatacatacatgcgtacatatatctgacaaaggggtgttatacaaaatatatcaagaactaCTATAACTCAATAGTAATAAGAAAAAtggaggtgcctggctgactcagtcactggagcatctgactcttgatcttggagttgtgagtttcaGCACCACATcaggtatagaaattacttaaaattaaatcttaaaaaagaagaaaaatgacaattaaaaaatgacccaccaatgtgcaccatggtggctcagtcacttaagcatctagctcttgattttggctcatgtcatgatcttgtggtggtgggatggagccctggacTAGGCTCCaacctcagcagggagtctgtttctctccttctccctctccctctgcccacccccatgcacaagttctctctctctctctccctctctctccctctctgtctctcaaataaataaataaataaataaataaataaataaataaatcttttttaaaaattaaaaaataaaatcttaaaaatcaaagaaaaacaacaatttaaaaatggcccAGCAatgggtatctgggtggctcagtcaattaaatgtccaactcttgatgtcagcttaGGTCTTggtctcagtgttgtgagttcaagccccacattgggctccacacccagtgaggAGCTTATTTAAGAAACCATGGCTCAGTGACTTGAACAGATTcctcacaaaagaagatatataaatagaTGATAAGGCTATTAGAAATATGGTTAATATTACTATTAATCaggtaaataaaaaacaaaaataaaacgaGTCTCTCACACactagaatgtctaaaattaaaaattataggtgtgcctggatggctcagtcagttaatcatctgattcttggttttggctcaggtcatgatctcattggttgtgagttcgagtcccacattgggctccatacccagtggggagtctgcttgaagattctctccctctacctctccttccactctctctctcaaataaataaataaatctttaaaaaattaaattaatacattaatataatgacaataccaagtgttggtaaggatgtggaaaaatgaaACTTTCATATACTGCTGACAGGAGTATGTAATTGTAAAACCATCTTGGGAAGCAGTTTAGcattttcttacaaagttaaatatacaccAACTGTGTAAGTTAGAAATTCCACTCCTGAGTATTTGCCCCAGAGATGAAAATATATGCTCAAAAAAGACTTGCACAAAGACttgcataattattttcatagtagctttattgggaaacctgggtggctcaggcgctgagtgtctggggatcgagtcccatattgggctccctgcgaggagcctgcttctccctctgcctgtgtctctgcctctctctctttatctttcatgaataaataaattccttaaaataagtcatagtagctttatttataatgcATAAAAGTTGAAACTGCCCACATTTTCATCAGATTAATAAAGAAGACAAATCTAGTATATCTATGTGTTGGAATACTACCTAGCAATAACAAGGAATGAACTAATGAACGACTGCTGTATGCTAtaatatgaatgaatataaaaacattatgTAGCGGGGAAAGAAGTGTAGGGAAAGAAATATACTTCCTCTACCTTTCAAGGTCGTTCAGCTGaactacaaattcaatttatttatttttaagcggAGTAGTCAGGTttgggagggcagaaggagagagaggatctcaagcaggcaTGTAGCCTGACAGCGGGGTtggtctcacaatcctgagatcatgacctgagctgaaatcaagagtcagacatttgggatgcctgggtggctcagcggttatggcatctgccttcggcccagggcatgatcctggactcccaggatcgagtcccgcattgagctccctgcgtggagcctgcttctccctcagcctgtgtctctgcctctctctgtgtgtgtctctcatgaataaataaataaataattaaaaaaaaagagtcagacatttaactgactgagccacccaggatcccctaaaaattaaatttaaattaaatggattaacaggagaaaaaaaaaccaaatttcTTACACATGCATGGAAGCCCAATAATGAAAATGAGATCTAAAGAAATTATCAAGGCAGgcagtttttttcttaagattttatttatttattcaagagagacagaaagagagagagagaggcagagacacaggcagagagagaagcaagctccatgcatggagcccgatgtgggacttgatcccgggactccaggatcacgccctgagccgaaggcagaagcttaaccgctgagtcacccaggagtcctaGTTTTTATACTTTCTAGACAAACTGACAATAAATATGTGAGGAATTAACAGGATGACGTAAATGGATGCTTGGGAGATTTTAATTcataaggaattttttaaaaatattttatttatttattcatgagagacacagaaagagagaggcagagacataggcagaaggagaagcaagctcctcacagggaacctgacgtgggaatcgattccaggtctccaggatcggccctgggctgaaggcagcgctaaaaccgctgagccacttgggctgcccaattCTTAAGGAATCTAAGCAGAATTTGGTCTGAGGCAGTAGATAAGTAAAAAAGTAACAAGGTTTGTCTCTACAGCCTTCTTGGCTGTAAATTTCCTATCTCTGGTAATAAggatatttctctatttcttaggACAGAGAGGGTAGTTTTCATATGAGagattatttcctgctttcaggagGACAGAAGAGGGTCTTAGTGACCATCATTGTACTGGCTGTTCCGCAATAGCTTCAACTCAAAATCATCAGTATGCCATTGTGGTAGATTTGGGGTGGCCTGTCCTTGGCCCCTACAGAAGCTGGAATAAAATAGTACATACTGTACAGTTGCATTTATATGAAATCCTAGAATAGGCAAAATGAATCTATGGTGCTAGACTGCTTGGGCTAGGGCTGTGAGTGGTCTCAAAGGGGCATAATCAAACATTTTggagtgatagaaatgttctttttttaagattcattcattcattcattcattcattcattcatgacagacagagggaggcagagacataggcagagggagaagcaggctccttgcagggagcccagtgtgagactccatcccagggccccgggatcacaacctgagcagaaggcagaccctcaatcgctgagcctcccaggcaccagatagaaatgttctatatctcaACTCTGGGTGTTGAGTCACGCACATATATGTagctatatacatacatactgtgATTTAAGGCCTAACGTTGCAGCCCAGTATTATGTACTGCCTTGACATTCAGGGAAATCAGGAAGACCTCAAATGTCCTGACCATGAATTCTGCTCCCCTCTTTGCTCCCACAGACAGGGTCCCCCAGCCAAACAACTCTTCTCCGAAAGACCAAGTGCAGTCTTTGCTTATCCCTAAGTACCGGGTTTCTGTTTCCTGACAGCATGAGGAACAATTCAGCGAGGAATTATTCAAAGAAGCCAATCACATCTCTTCCTGGGACCCACCATGTCTTCTTGATGCCACAAAGCCCACCATAACACTCCCTGTTTGTACACTCTGTGTCCAAGTGCAATCCCCGCCCCCATCTCTGCAGTATGCCATTTTTCCTCCGGGTTGTGAGTTTCTGTGACTAATAAAACCGTTGATATTGTCTATCCAGTGTCAGGTGTTGTGTGTCCAGCCATCTCCATAACCCTAGAGCAGAAATCCCTCTATAACCAACGGGGTGAATTGGAAGCAATGAAAACATACTCATACAGCCAAACATGTCCGGATGCATTGCGCAGTGCATTGAAACCCATACTTTAGAGTGGTTTTACTGCATGTAAAGTATAACCccatttaaaattgattttgatttgatttgatttttatttattaatttttgaagtaggctccacacccagtatggatCCCAACTCAGGGATtgcactcacaaccctgagatcaagatctaagctgagatcaagtgttggatgcttaagcgactgagccacccaggtaggaGCCACCCCTAAGGTTGATTTTTAAACCTGCCACAACATGGATTGAATATCTACAATTTAATGAGATTTGTCCTATCTCAATATGATGCCATCTGAATGTTTGAGGACCCATGGGATGCCCATTAGAGGAGCCACTCAAATAGGCTTGGGACTGGAAGAATTTCTGAATGAAAGGAACAGATCCAGTGAGTAGGAAATAGTCTTATGAGCCTGGTGAAAATTATGggaaagcaggggcacctgggggctcagttggctaggtcatgggatcaaacctcaagtggggctccttgctcagcgaggagtctgcttctctctccctctgccccttcccttgcttgttctctctctctctctctctctctctctctctctctctctctctctccctatctctctcaaataaataaataaaataaaatctttaaaatatatgaaaagcaaagaagaaatacaaaatatccCAGGCAAAAGAATAAACAAGCTAGAGAGAGCCTGGCCCATATCAGGTCCAGGAATGGTCCAATTCTTAAGCCAGAAACTTGAGCCCATCCCAGATTCCTCTTCTCCCCACCTTCCACTTCTCAACTAATTACTGAGAGTTCAAATGAATGTAAATGTCACTTTTATCTTCGTATCCTCTTTACCTTGAAGCACTGGATAGCTTTCACCTGCAAAATACTCATTGCTGGTCTTGACCCATGTTCTATCCCTCCACAATCTATGTTCAATGTCATCCCCAGAGTTAATGTTAAAACACAAATCTAATCCCATCAGTGCTCCAGTCAGTATCTTCCCGCTGTTCCCCTGGTGACTATAGGATAAGTGATATGTGCTTTTGCATGCGTACAAGAGTCTTCACAATGTAGCCTTCTACTTGTCCCCTCATATCCTGTTCATGACTTTTATATTCTAGCCACACTGTCTCATTTTTCCGAACCTCAGATACAGGTGGCCCTCTTAGATTGGAATCGAGTCTCAACAAATTTACTACTTCCTCTATTGAGATGGTCCCTGCCTCAACTGGGGCAGATTTAACTGTTCTTtatctgggacatctgggtggtccAGTCGGTTAGACCTCCAACTcatagttttggctcaggtcatgatcttagggtcatgatcccagggtcatgatcccagggtcatgatcctggggtggtgagatcgagccctttGACAAACTCCAcactcagggggagtctgcttaagaattctttctcttgagatgcctggatgggtcagcggttgagcagctgccttccgctcagggcatggtcctggagtcccaagatggagtcccatattgggcccCTTGCAAGCCCCTTGCATTGGGcttttcctgtctctgcctctctctctgcctttctcctgtgtctctcatgaataagtaaataaaatctttaaaaaaaagaattctctctctttctctctccctctgccctctccctatTGAACTtgttctctctcacacaaataaataaatctttttaaaaagcattcttggggtgcctaggtggctcagtaggttaagcgtctgccttcatctcaggtcatgatcatgaggtcctggaatcgagccccatgtggggctctctgctctgcagggagcctgcttctccctctccctctgtcctttccctcgctccctctcaaataaataaataaaatctttaaacacattttttaaaataaaataaataaaattaaaaaaattgttctttagAGGTGTCTGAGtgcctcagtaggttaagtgactgcctttggctcaggtcatgatctcagggccctgagagagagccagcatcgggctccctactgtgtggagagcttgcttctccctctccctctgccagctgctCCCCTTCCTTGTGCTATTTCATTATCTCTGTCaaggaaatagataaaatcttaaaaaaaaaccctacattcTCTATCCTGTAGTCCCACTGTGACATATACAAGCACCAGTTCATTatcatatactaaaaaaaagtaatacgAATGATTGTTGTTATTATGGTTTTGGCAAGTCCCATTTACTGAATgctcagattttatatttttaatctcattgAATTCTCATTAggaatttaatatatatgttttgtttcaCCTACTTTTCGTATGAGAAAACAATGGTTTAGGGAGGTTATGAAGTTCGCCTATTGTCATTCAGCCAGTGTGACTGAGCATGGACTTTATTAAACAAATCCCAAACTGAGATGCCATACACATATTGTTTTTACATTATAGCCAAATGGATTCTAAAGTCCCGGAAGACTTGGACTGTACTTTTGCAAAGACTTATCCATAGTTCATAGTAAAGTGCCTGGGACACAGGaagtacttaataaatgataAGTGACTGACTTACAAATGAGTGAAAAAGTCAATCAATCAAGATTTtgcagagaaaattaaaagggaTGACAAATGAATtgtgaaaacattatactaatgTCAGGCATTATAAGTATGTCATATGTTAACCAACTAAGGTATATAACCAGCTAAAGATTAGAGGCTGAATGCAACAATGTAATTCACCAACAATATAATAATGTTTCAGATTGCAAAGATGATGCTGTAAAAACACATATTTGTGTTGCTAACACTCCCTTGTGTCTGTATATTATAATTTCATACAGAGATTTTGGAATGTATAAGAAATTATTAGGACAATTCATGACTCCAAAAATTATATAAGTACCCAGACCAATATACAGATCTACTAACTAGGggacaattatttttaattgaaaaataaataatatacactATTATAATAGTTTCaagtgtgcaacatagtgatttgatatttatatacattatgaaatggtcACCCCAATAAGTCTAGTCACAATCTGTCACCAAACCaagttgttacaatattattgaccatattccctatgctgtacattacatccctatgatgtatttatttatttatttatttttaaagattttatttatttattcatgagagacagagagagagaggcagagacacaaacagaggagaagcaggctccatgcagaaagcccgatgtgggactcgatcccgggattccaggatcacgccctgggctaaaggcaggtgccaaaccgctgaaccacccaggaatccccaatgTATTTACTTTTAACTGAAAGattgtatctcttaatcccctttacctatctCATCTCCTCTTTGACGAGTCAGTAAGTTGGTTTtctatatttatgagtctgttttgttttgtttgctagtTTGTTTTAGACTTGAGATTTCgcatacaagtgaaatcacacactattggtctttctctgtctgacttatttcactagggGACCGTTCTGATGGGGAGGAGAGGATTGCAGAGTATGCTGGCTTCTCTAAAACGTTTTCTTGAAGAACTGTGCAAAcccaaccagaaaaaaaaaatgtgtacatgcTTACGAGGCCAATACAGAGATTAAAGGTCTGACTTGCAtggagattaattttttaaagatttttatatattcatttgagacagagagagcgagcaagcatgagcagggggaagaggcagagcgGAGGGAGAAACactctgctgagccaggagcccaacatggggctcaatccaggactctgggatcatgacctgagccaaagacagaagcttaatcagctgagccaccagaCCCCCCTGagattaattctttttctctctgtcattGTCTCGATTTCTATCTCCTACCACAGGCCTGCTACACTGAAAGGAGCCAAAGgctctttttatttaaagggTGGTGAACCACCTCACACCTTCTATTCATTTCAGAGTGAAATGACACACAGGATCTAGAATAAAGGGAGCCACGTGGACAGAACAGGCTGAGGAAGGGGATCTCCTAAAGATACTGTTATGAATATGGGAGGAATTTTGTAAAAATTGTTTCTCCCCCCAAATAGTATGTTGTAATCCTAGCCCACAGTACCTTAGAACATGACCTTGtgtggaaatagggtctttacaaAGGTAATCAAGTTACATAAGGTCATAAGGCAGCACTAATTCAGCAGGATTGgtttccttataaaaagaggaaatttaaacagagagacacataaagggaagaaaatgtgaagagactGAGGGAGAGGGCAGCCATCTTGCCTCCTTGGAGGCAAGGAGAGGCCTGGAAGGGCGTATTCTCACAGGCCTCAAAGGAACTTTTTTCACACCTTGATTTTcaacttctagcctctagaacccTGAGAAAAACAATTGCTGCTATTTAAGCGCCTCAGTGTGTGTTGCTGTGCCATGGTCACTCAAGCAAAATAATACATGACCAtacattaaatttttctttgtggaaTGAACCTCTTTGGGTGAAAATCTAATTGTAGTTTGAGATTCCAAAATTAGAAGTGAGGCAGAGTTGACATTGCTGCCAGGGAAGCCCACCTTTTATCTGACACTAATGGGATATTTAACCTTTCCAGCCATAGATGAGGTAGCAGAGGCTTTTCTCAGCCACTGTGGATTTCAGAGGTGAACATGCAGAGAACAGTAAGAAgtgacatttttccttttctgcctttcaGAGAAACTTGTAATTTCATCAACCAGGTTCAGACTAAATTAACAATCACACTTCTGCACTCCCTTCTCTACTACTCACACAACCAAGGCTCTATAAATGTAAATGCTTTTTCTAAAGAACCTGTCATTCTGCTGATTTCCTGAATaatgcattaaataaaatttgacagGTGTTCAGCAACCTATGTGTGAGATTCATGATTTGTCACAGAAAGATGTTATGCATTCCAGCAGCTCTTTGGAAACAAGGAAATGTTTTCCAGAGCTTCGTAGCTGCCTTGTCCTGATATTCCCTTGGCCAAACTCAGATGCAGGTCCATTTCTTAGGGGGCATGGAGTTGACCGGATTGGAAGAGTCAGCATATGGCCCCGCGTGAGAGTCGGTGGGCTCTCCGTCCCCAGGACCATTTGCTCTATTTGCAAAGATTCCACATCAGGCACAAAACAGCAGGGCACACCCCTGCTGAGCTAGACCCACGGACCCCAAGTACCTGTCTGAGGAAGGGAGAGGTGCCACATTAACCGagactcaatttcttttttaatagcgTCTGACATTTAttgtaaagaaggaaaagacGTTTGTCCAGGTAGTGTGGAAGGGCTGGGCAGAGTGCAGGGGTTAATTATTGTGTTGAACAAAAGGCACACATCAGAGAGACAGCTGCGAATTGAGAAAGGAACCTGGGCAAAACGCACAGGTCCACAGGAGAAGGAAAACGAGTGACTGGACCCGactgccaggcacccctgggaccTGGTGGCCATCTGGCAGGAGCAGAAGAGGTCTCTGGGTGGAGAGGGGTGGAACGGGTCTCACTGGAGGCGAGAGGCTGGCCGGCCCCTCCGCGGGGGTGGGTGGCAAGCTGCTGGAATCAGTGTCCGGGGACCGCGGCCGGCTCGGATACTTCCTGGCTGAGCTCAGATCGCTGGAGGCCGCAGTCTGGTGGTGGTGCACGGTGGGGGGCgtcagcggcggcggcggcagccacGGCGCGGGTCTGTCTCCTGGCACCGCGCTGCAGGCCTGGCGGTCAGTCTGGCGGAGGCGGCCCGCGGCGGCCGGGCTGTGGGTGGTCCGCCCGGCGTGTAACGGGAGCCAGGCCCGCAGCTGGAGCGCGGGCCCGAGTCCAAGTGTGCACGGGAGGGGCCCGGCTGGCCGCACAGGGGCGGCGAGCTCCGGAGCGGGGCCCAGAGGCAGCGGCGGGAACCTGGAGCGCTATTCCTGGAACAAAGGCAAGCACTACGCGGGAGGGGACAGCAGCGCGGGGGAGAGCGCGGCCACTCGAGCGCCGCGaaggtgagggagggggaggcgcGGCGGGGCGACGGGCGCAGCGGACCCTCCCCCCGAGCACCCGCCCCCAGGCCCGACGGGCTCTCGGCCTAGAAGTCCTCGTCCTCCACCCATCCAAAGACCCGCTTCATCTCGGCCAGGAAGCCCCGGTAATCATTGAGGAGGGGGCTCCCCTTCCTGATGTAGGGGATCACCCACTGCAGGGCCGGCCCGGTGAGGCGGGTGATGAGGAACGTCACCTTCAGGGCATCGCTGGAGAACAGGGTCTCGTCCACTAACATGTAGGCGCCCGTCTGCACGATGAACTCCGGCAGCCGGTCGGTGTCGCCGTCAAACGTCTCGGGGAAGGGAATCGGGTTCCTCCACCGCCGCGTCTGGGGccgcaggggcagggccaggagggcctTGATCAGCTGCACTCGGCCGTCCATCGCGCCGCGCTCGCGCtcacagggctgggctgggcggggCGTGGCCGAGGTGGGCGGGGAGGCGTGGCGGGAAGTGCGTGCGCGCGGAggcggcccgggcccgggggcggggttGGCGTGAGCCCGGGCGCTGGCGCGGGCCCGGCCAATGAGGCCGGGTGGTCGTTAGGGCGCAGGCGCTCGGGCGGGAGCTGTTCACCGGGTGGGAGCGTGCGCGGGAGGCCAGGCCTAACGACTGGTCGAGAAGGCGGAGTCAGAATGAAGGGGCGTGGCCGTGGCTCCCCTCGTGGGCGGTgcgcgaggggcggggccaggggaggagcccaggaccccaagtCTTTGGTGGTGTGAGCAGGGCTGATGCAGGTAGAGAGGGAGAGCCAAGTGCTCTGGTTT contains the following coding sequences:
- the RTL8C gene encoding retrotransposon Gag-like protein 8C, translating into MDGRVQLIKALLALPLRPQTRRWRNPIPFPETFDGDTDRLPEFIVQTGAYMLVDETLFSSDALKVTFLITRLTGPALQWVIPYIRKGSPLLNDYRGFLAEMKRVFGWVEDEDF